The proteins below are encoded in one region of Micromonospora sp. DSM 45708:
- a CDS encoding glycosyltransferase family 2 protein, with protein sequence MDVSIVVLTWEDFERTEACVRSLPPGVETVVVDNGSAAGIGAALRALCAGTGARYVRAETNLGYARGMNLGVRHSTRSRVILSNNDIVVRPGAIERLAAELDDPTVGAAFPKVLDVDGQDRTAAGRFLTVGAGLAHATGLSLVVPSLRIVAPPERGDWLSGPFVAIRRETLDRIGGVDESSFFYSEDLRLCWAVRRSGLRLAYLPDAVVTHEDDASAKRRWPVEEIARRQTREFIRASRELAGWRGTVACAAYTLGVVARAAVGGGAARRAVARGAIEGLGAR encoded by the coding sequence ATGGACGTCTCAATCGTGGTGTTGACCTGGGAAGACTTCGAGCGCACCGAGGCCTGTGTCAGGTCCCTGCCGCCCGGGGTGGAGACCGTCGTGGTGGACAACGGCAGCGCCGCCGGGATCGGCGCCGCGCTGCGGGCCCTGTGCGCCGGGACCGGCGCCCGGTACGTCCGCGCGGAGACGAACCTCGGCTACGCCCGGGGCATGAACCTCGGGGTCCGGCACAGCACCCGCTCCCGGGTGATCCTGTCCAACAACGACATCGTGGTGCGCCCGGGCGCGATCGAACGGCTGGCCGCCGAACTGGACGACCCGACGGTGGGCGCCGCGTTCCCGAAGGTGCTCGACGTCGACGGGCAGGACCGGACCGCCGCCGGCCGGTTCCTGACCGTGGGTGCCGGCCTGGCGCACGCCACCGGGCTCAGCCTGGTCGTCCCGTCGCTGCGGATCGTCGCGCCGCCGGAGCGCGGGGACTGGCTCTCCGGGCCGTTCGTGGCGATCCGGCGGGAGACGCTGGACCGGATCGGCGGCGTCGACGAGTCGTCGTTCTTCTACTCCGAGGACCTGCGACTGTGCTGGGCGGTCCGCCGGTCGGGGCTGCGCCTGGCGTACCTGCCGGACGCCGTGGTCACCCACGAGGACGACGCGAGCGCGAAACGCCGGTGGCCGGTGGAGGAGATCGCCCGCCGGCAGACCCGGGAGTTCATCCGGGCCAGCCGCGAGTTGGCCGGGTGGCGGGGCACGGTCGCCTGCGCCGCGTACACCCTGGGGGTGGTGGCGCGGGCCGCGGTGGGTGGCGGCGCGGCCCGCCGGGCGGTCGCCCGCGGCGCGATCGAGGGCCTGGGCGCGCGGTGA
- a CDS encoding glycosyltransferase family 4 protein, which produces MRVLFVCTTGGSGRRQLGGAERFLVEMLPALADRGVDVVAATPDDEVAAALRDAGVRWLPLGAARRVDPGYARRIRALVDELRPDVVSAHLLSAAMHARAGLAVRGRRTPLVVALHNSLWQYRDAAESPRAKAAVQLNIGVDLLLRRLRPHATVAVSAFEARELRVRGRVRDVHVIGNPLPAIWPAASDRSDPADGPVRVGFLGRLEREKGADLLPAVADALPDVEFLVAGAGAAPPAARPNLHLVGRVDAAAFLPRVHCLLVPSRVEAFGRSALEAMSLGVPVVHSGVGGLAEVTAAADGVLAYRAELTAPAMAAAVRAATRPDAWDRRRRELAGTYAARHSFAGCLDAWYDLYRTVTRDVG; this is translated from the coding sequence GTGAGGGTCCTGTTCGTCTGCACCACCGGCGGGTCGGGCCGGCGGCAGCTCGGCGGCGCCGAGCGCTTCCTCGTCGAGATGCTGCCGGCGCTGGCCGACCGGGGCGTCGACGTGGTCGCCGCCACGCCCGACGACGAGGTGGCGGCGGCACTGCGGGACGCGGGCGTGCGGTGGCTCCCGCTCGGCGCGGCCCGGCGCGTCGACCCGGGCTACGCGCGGCGGATCCGGGCGCTCGTCGACGAGCTGCGGCCGGACGTGGTCAGCGCCCACCTGCTCTCCGCCGCCATGCACGCCCGCGCCGGGCTGGCCGTGCGGGGCCGGCGCACGCCCCTGGTGGTGGCGCTGCACAACAGCCTCTGGCAGTACCGCGACGCGGCGGAGTCGCCGCGGGCGAAGGCCGCGGTCCAGCTCAACATCGGCGTCGACCTGCTGCTCCGCCGGCTCCGGCCGCACGCGACCGTCGCGGTCTCCGCCTTCGAGGCCCGGGAGCTGCGGGTACGCGGGCGGGTCCGGGACGTGCACGTGATCGGGAACCCGCTGCCGGCGATCTGGCCGGCGGCGAGCGACCGGTCGGACCCGGCGGACGGTCCGGTCCGGGTGGGCTTCCTCGGCCGGCTGGAACGGGAGAAGGGCGCGGACCTGCTGCCGGCCGTCGCGGACGCGCTGCCCGACGTCGAGTTCCTGGTCGCCGGCGCCGGCGCCGCGCCGCCCGCCGCGCGGCCGAACCTGCACCTCGTCGGGCGGGTGGACGCCGCCGCGTTCCTGCCGCGGGTGCACTGCCTGCTGGTGCCGTCCCGGGTGGAGGCGTTCGGGCGCAGCGCGCTGGAGGCGATGTCACTCGGCGTCCCGGTGGTGCACTCCGGGGTCGGTGGCCTGGCGGAGGTCACCGCCGCCGCCGACGGCGTGCTCGCGTACCGGGCGGAGCTGACCGCGCCGGCGATGGCGGCGGCGGTCCGGGCCGCCACCCGCCCGGACGCGTGGGACCGGCGGCGGCGCGAGCTGGCCGGCACGTACGCGGCCCGGCACTCGTTCGCCGGGTGTCTGGACGCCTGGTACGACCTCTACCGGACGGTGACCCGTGACGTCGGCTGA